AAAGGGCATCGCAATGGTACCTGCCAAATGACTCGGTGCGCCTCGGGTTACCCCAATGGTATCTGCACCTTCAAACACATAACGATAACCAATCACGAGGAAAATAATCCCTCCAAAAATCTGGAAGGACTCAAAGCGGACATGCAGGACTTCATTAAAAAATGCTTCGCCTGTTTTGGCAAAGATAACAAACACGATAAAACTGATGAGACTGCCTTGAATCAAGGCCATATTAAACACTTTGGCATCCGAATTTCGGATGATGCCAAGCATATAGATGCTCATCAAGAAGGGATTTAACAGCGAAAAAAACAACGCGAATGCATGTAAACTTTCCGACATCACACTATATCCTTAGCATTAAAATGGGTGTTTTTTAATTTTCACGATCTGGAAAAAGCGGGCGTTTACCTGGGCTAATTCGGTTAATGTGCAAATACATCATATGACGTTCGTA
The sequence above is drawn from the Acinetobacter lanii genome and encodes:
- a CDS encoding MarC family protein, whose translation is MSESLHAFALFFSLLNPFLMSIYMLGIIRNSDAKVFNMALIQGSLISFIVFVIFAKTGEAFFNEVLHVRFESFQIFGGIIFLVIGYRYVFEGADTIGVTRGAPSHLAGTIAMPFMIGPGTVSAAVMTGIKLNLMQTMLVIFITLFLSCTLLMLMKYLHDNLQHKHSNYIDLYVDIVGRVAALLIGTIAIDMIVNGVSGIIES